A single region of the Myripristis murdjan chromosome 3, fMyrMur1.1, whole genome shotgun sequence genome encodes:
- the adma gene encoding adrenomedullin a, with translation MKLILQSVLYCCLLATVAHCVELEMNPELKKRLSVWIESRLRRDLNSVSAERIAESEQIVRPEDVRDTLIPHSSTSINVRTKRSKASVTQSKRTGCSLGTCTVHDLAHRLHQLNNKLRIGSAPIDKISPQGYGRRRRSLPARRVTLRLEQGKLRPVWSKTDSQVHKLEALLRRT, from the exons ATGAAATTGATCCTGCAGTCCGTCCTCTATTGCTGTCTGCTGGCCACAGTAGCACACTGTGTGGAACTTGAAATGAACCCGGAGTTGAAAAAAAG gctgAGTGTGTGGATAGAGAGCAGATTGAGACGGGATCTTAACAGCGTATCTGCAGAGAGGATAGCAGAGTCTGAGCAGATTGTCAGACCAGAAGATGTCAGGGATACCCTGATTCCACATTCCAG CACCAGCATCAATGTCCGAACCAAAAGGTCTAAAGCTTCAGTCACCCAGTCAAAAAGGACAGGCTGCTCCCTGGGAACCTGCACGGTGCACGACCTGGCTCACCGCCTCCACCAGCTCAATAACAAGCTCAGGATTGGAAGTGCCCCGATTGACAAGATCAGCCCGCAGGGATACGGCCGGAGGCGTCGCTCTCTCCCAGCGCGCAGAGTCACACTGAGGCTAGAGCAGGGCAAGCTGAGGCCCGTGTGGAGCAAAACCGACTCGCAAGTCCACAAGCTGGAGGCTCTCCTCAGACGGACATGA